A genomic region of Fundidesulfovibrio terrae contains the following coding sequences:
- a CDS encoding peroxiredoxin — MDQAPCPPRLPRIGEPAPAFEAESTHGVIRLEDFKGSWLVFFSHPADFTPVCTTEFLAFADIHQALRDRGCELLGLSIDSIFAHIAWVRRIEEKLGVRIEFPVVADLSRQVAELYGMIMPGESKTETSRCVFVIDPKQTVRAVIYYPLTTGRNTDEIVRLVDALQTTDSKGVATPANWRPGDKVIVPAPRTQDAAEERAKDQGVECLDWFYCRKSL, encoded by the coding sequence ATGGACCAAGCTCCCTGCCCACCGCGCCTGCCCCGCATCGGCGAACCCGCCCCGGCCTTCGAGGCCGAGTCCACCCACGGAGTCATCCGCCTGGAGGACTTCAAGGGCTCCTGGCTGGTGTTCTTCTCCCATCCGGCCGACTTCACTCCGGTGTGCACCACCGAATTCCTGGCCTTCGCGGACATCCACCAGGCGCTGCGCGACCGGGGATGCGAGCTGCTGGGGCTGTCCATCGATTCCATCTTCGCGCACATCGCCTGGGTGAGGCGCATCGAGGAAAAACTCGGCGTCAGGATCGAATTCCCGGTGGTCGCCGACCTGTCGCGCCAGGTGGCGGAGCTCTACGGCATGATCATGCCGGGCGAATCCAAGACCGAGACCTCGCGCTGCGTCTTCGTCATCGACCCCAAGCAGACCGTGCGAGCGGTGATCTACTACCCCCTGACCACAGGGCGGAACACCGACGAGATCGTGCGCCTGGTGGACGCCCTCCAGACCACCGATTCCAAGGGCGTGGCCACCCCGGCCAACTGGCGGCCCGGAGACAAGGTCATCGTGCCCGCGCCCCGCACCCAGGATGCGGCGGAGGAGCGGGCCAAGGACCAGGGCGTCGAGTGCCTGGATTGGTTCTACTGCCGCAAGAGCCTCTAG
- the glnD gene encoding [protein-PII] uridylyltransferase has product MPPNPSKSAKRLGRQRQQLFTDPGPGFCRKHSDAFDAYFRARLGEVSPRRIPFALMAVGGYGRSELCPRSDIDALILYKDEVPEEAKALAQDVFFPLWDLGVELGHGVRSMEECFELAGTDWQVFASLIDCRFLAGDEAVFTRFIRQRDQRLFPGKGAAFKDWLAGHNITRAASYGDASGMLEPNLKEALGGLRDIHQVRWLDALSRLSGGGVPGEWLEVLEAHLKFLLVVRNHLHILAGRKDDRLSLDAQRELAGRLGFVASEGILDVEAFLTELHRVMAEVRTVHRALWPVLGWGPPVAVEPGKHLGGAIVLTPEGLDFDHVSPGGVGPEDVLDIFGHALRLGEPLALRARRGLEAGIASLERFAATEEGGRRAFELLVKAMLEPHGEAALTDMLETGVLGAVIPEFGRVQHMVQYDMFHIHPVGRHTLETMLEIRKAALPEHPYHHIYSRLPHPERLLLGALFHDIGKGLGGAHSEKGVDLAREALTRFGLDDEAVSDVCFLVLRHLTLADTAMRRDISDSDVLAAMAQRAGTPERLDMLLLLTMADSVATGPSAWNDWKASLIGGLHGRILSVLDGGGLFDATDAHAMLSLRDKLRAKAGTMFPPERLEGYLDAMPPRYLLTRGASAIMGDLGLLSHLEDALEEDSRMRPAGKAGSGVAVIESAPSPAGDGWTVTLVARHQPGLFATMAGVLALHGVNIRSADFFLWGDSTEIHTYETANPPDTLFPDELWARVRRAVRYALTGKLSLDYRIQEKRASPLAPKAPDMGIRPRVRVDNESSEYFTVVEVYASDRLGLLYDIAVALDSLRLHVHMAKIDTLGLEVHDVFYVRGDKGRKVTEPASREEMSRIVLASLA; this is encoded by the coding sequence ATGCCGCCAAACCCATCCAAATCGGCCAAGCGCCTCGGCAGGCAGCGCCAGCAGCTTTTCACCGATCCAGGCCCCGGCTTCTGCCGCAAGCACTCCGACGCCTTCGATGCCTATTTCCGCGCCCGCCTGGGGGAAGTCTCCCCCCGGCGCATTCCTTTCGCCCTTATGGCCGTGGGTGGATACGGCCGCTCGGAACTCTGCCCTCGCTCCGACATCGACGCCCTCATCCTTTATAAGGATGAAGTCCCCGAGGAAGCCAAGGCCCTGGCCCAGGACGTCTTCTTCCCCCTGTGGGACCTGGGCGTGGAGCTGGGCCACGGCGTGCGCTCCATGGAGGAGTGCTTCGAGCTGGCCGGAACCGACTGGCAGGTGTTCGCATCCCTCATCGACTGCCGCTTCCTGGCCGGGGACGAGGCGGTCTTCACGCGTTTCATCCGCCAGCGCGACCAGCGCCTGTTCCCGGGCAAGGGGGCGGCCTTCAAGGACTGGCTGGCCGGACACAACATCACCCGCGCCGCCAGCTACGGCGACGCCTCCGGCATGCTCGAGCCCAACCTCAAGGAGGCCCTGGGCGGGCTGCGCGACATCCACCAGGTCCGCTGGCTGGACGCGCTCTCCCGCTTGAGCGGCGGGGGCGTCCCGGGCGAATGGCTGGAGGTCCTCGAGGCGCATCTGAAATTCTTACTGGTGGTGCGCAACCATCTGCACATCCTGGCCGGGCGCAAGGACGACCGCCTGAGCCTGGACGCCCAGCGCGAGTTGGCCGGACGCCTGGGCTTCGTCGCCTCGGAAGGCATCCTGGACGTGGAAGCCTTCCTCACCGAGCTGCACCGGGTGATGGCCGAGGTGCGCACCGTGCACCGGGCGCTCTGGCCGGTGCTGGGCTGGGGACCGCCGGTGGCGGTCGAGCCGGGCAAGCACCTGGGCGGGGCCATCGTGCTCACGCCCGAGGGGTTGGATTTCGACCACGTGTCCCCCGGGGGCGTGGGCCCCGAGGACGTGCTGGACATCTTCGGCCACGCCCTGCGCCTGGGCGAGCCCCTGGCCCTTCGGGCAAGGCGCGGCCTGGAGGCGGGCATCGCGTCCCTGGAACGCTTCGCGGCCACCGAAGAGGGCGGCAGGCGGGCCTTCGAACTCCTGGTGAAGGCGATGCTTGAGCCCCACGGCGAGGCCGCCCTCACCGACATGCTGGAGACCGGAGTGCTCGGGGCGGTGATCCCCGAGTTCGGGCGCGTGCAGCACATGGTGCAGTACGACATGTTCCACATCCACCCGGTGGGCCGCCACACCCTGGAGACCATGCTGGAGATCCGCAAGGCGGCTCTGCCCGAGCACCCCTACCATCATATATATTCGCGCCTTCCCCATCCGGAGCGGCTGCTCCTGGGGGCGCTCTTCCACGATATCGGCAAGGGCCTTGGCGGGGCGCACTCGGAAAAGGGCGTGGACCTGGCCCGAGAGGCCCTGACCCGCTTCGGCCTGGACGACGAGGCCGTGTCCGACGTGTGCTTCCTGGTGCTTAGGCACCTGACCCTGGCCGACACCGCCATGCGCCGCGACATCTCCGACAGCGACGTGCTGGCGGCCATGGCCCAGCGCGCGGGCACGCCCGAGCGCCTGGACATGCTGCTCCTGCTCACCATGGCCGATTCCGTGGCCACCGGCCCCTCGGCCTGGAACGACTGGAAGGCGAGCCTCATCGGCGGGCTCCATGGCAGGATACTCTCCGTGCTGGACGGGGGAGGGCTGTTCGACGCAACCGACGCCCACGCCATGCTCTCCCTGCGCGACAAGCTCCGGGCCAAGGCCGGGACCATGTTCCCGCCCGAGCGCCTGGAGGGATACCTGGACGCCATGCCGCCCCGGTACCTGCTCACGCGCGGCGCGTCCGCCATCATGGGCGACCTGGGGCTTCTCTCCCACCTGGAGGATGCCCTGGAGGAAGATTCGCGCATGCGCCCGGCGGGCAAGGCGGGGTCGGGCGTTGCGGTCATCGAGAGCGCGCCGTCCCCGGCCGGGGACGGCTGGACCGTGACCCTGGTGGCGCGCCACCAGCCGGGCCTGTTCGCCACCATGGCCGGGGTGCTGGCCCTGCACGGGGTCAATATCCGTTCGGCCGACTTCTTCCTGTGGGGCGACTCGACCGAAATCCACACCTACGAAACCGCCAACCCGCCGGACACCCTCTTCCCCGACGAACTCTGGGCCCGGGTGCGCCGGGCGGTGCGCTACGCGCTCACGGGAAAGCTCTCCCTGGACTACCGCATCCAGGAAAAACGGGCTTCCCCCCTGGCTCCAAAGGCTCCGGACATGGGCATCCGGCCGCGCGTGCGCGTGGACAACGAGTCTTCGGAATACTTCACCGTGGTGGAGGTCTACGCTTCGGACCGCCTGGGGCTTTTGTACGATATCGCCGTGGCCCTGGATTCCCTGCGTCTGCACGTGCACATGGCCAAGATCGACACCCTGGGCCTGGAGGTGCACGACGTTTTCTACGTGCGCGGCGACAAGGGCCGCAAGGTTACGGAGCCGGCCAGCCGGGAGGAAATGTCGCGCATCGTGCTGGCCAGCCTGGCTTGA